TCGTCGCCGAACCCCTCGTCGGCAAGGCCCTCGGCGAGGGCTGGGAGCCCACCGGCGCCTCCTTCACCGGCGCCGAGATGGAGCGCTGGACGTACCAGCGCCCCTTCGAGCTGGTCGAGTTCCCGGCCCCGGCGCACTACGTCGTCAACGCCGAGTACGTCACCACCGAGGACGGCACCGGTCTGGTCCACCAGTCCCCCGCCTTCGGCGAGGACGACCTCAAGGTCTGCCGCGCCTACGGCCTCCCGGTCGTCAACCCGGTCCGCCCCGACGGCACCTTCGAGGACGAACTGCCGCTGGTCGGCGGCGTCTTCTTCAAGAAGGCCGACGAGAAGCTCACCGAGGACCTCGCCGAGCGCGGCCTGCTGTTCCGGCACCTGCCGTACGAACACAGCTACCCGCACTGCTGGCGCTGCCACACCGCGCTCCTCTACTACGCACAGCCCTCCTGGTACATCCGCACCACCGCCGTCAAGGACCGCCTCCTCGCAGAGAACGAGAAGACGAACTGGTTCCCCGACACGGTCAAGCACGGCCGCTACGGCGACTGGCTGAACAACAACATCGACTGGGCGCTCTCCCGCAACCGCTACTGGGGCACCCCGCTGCCCATCTGGACCTGCGAGGACGGCCACCTCACCTGCGTCGGCTCCCGCGCCGAGCTGACCGAGCTGACCGGCACCGACCAGTCGGCCCTCGACCCGCACCGCCCGTTCATCGACGCCGTCACCTTCGCCTGCCCGCAGTGCGCGAAGACGGCCACGCGCGTGCCCGAGGTCATCGACGCCTGGTACGACTCGGGTTCGATGCCGTTCGCGCAGTGGGGCTACCCGTACAAGAACAAGGAGCTGTTCGAGAGCCGCTACCCGGCGCAGTTCATCTCCGAGGCCATCGACCAGACCCGCGGCTGGTTCTACACGCTGATGGCGATCGGCACCCTGGTCTTCGACAAGTCCAGTTACGAGAACGTCGTCTGCCTCGGCCACATCCTCGCCGAGGACGGCCGCAAGATGTCCAAGCACCTGGGCAACATCCTCCAGCCGATCCCGCTGATGGACCAGCACGGCGCCGACGCCGTCCGCTGGTTCATGGCGGCCGGCGGTTCGCCCTGGGCGGCCCGCCGGGTGGGCCACGGCACCATCCAGGAAGTCGTCCGCAAGACGCTGCTGACGTACTGGAACACCGTCGCCTTCCAGGCCCTGTACGCCCGTACCTCCGGCTGGGCGCCGAGCGAGGCCGACCCGGCGCCCGCCGACCGCCCGCTCCTCGACCGCTGGCTGCTGTCGGAGCTGCACGCGCTCACCGACCAGGTGACCGAGTCCCTGGAGGGCTACGACACCCAGCGGGCCGGCAAGCTCCTGTCGGCGTTCGTCGACGACCTGTCGAACTGGTACGTCCGCCGCTCGCGCCGCCGCTTCTGGCAGGGCGACAAGGCCGCGCTGCGCACCCTGCACGACGTGGTGGAGACGGTCACCCGGCTGATGGCCCCGCTGACCCCGTTCATCACCGAGCGGGTCTGGCAGGACCTGGTCGTCCCGGTCACCCCGGGCGCCCCCGAGTCCGTCCACCTGTCCTCCTGGCCCGAGGCCGACCTCTCCTCGATCGACCCGGAGCTGTCGAAGCAGATGGTGCTGGTGCGCCGGCTGGTCGAGCTGGGCCGCGCCACCCGCGCCGAGTCCGGCGTCAAGACCCGCCAGCCGCTCTCCCGCGCGCTGATCGCCGCGACCGGCTTCGACGCCCTCCACGGCGACCTGCACGCCCAGATCACCGAGGAGTTGAACGTCAGTTCGCTGGCGTCCCTCTCCGAGGTGGGCGGCTCGCTGGTCGACACCACCGCGAAGGCCAACTTCCGCGCCCTGGGCAAGCGGTTCGGCAAGCGCGTCCAGGACGTCGCGAAGGCCATCGCGCACACCGACGCGGCGGCGCTCTCCCTGGCCCTGCGCGAGGGCACCGCGTCGGTCGAGGTCGACGGCGAGACGGTGACGCTCGCGCCCGACGAGGTCATCATCACGGAGACCCCGCGCGAGGGCTGGTCGGTCGCCTCCGACTCCGGTGCCACGGTCGCCCTCGACCTGGAGATCACCGAGGAGCTGCGCCAGGCGGGCCTGGCCCGGGACGCGATCCGGCTGATCCAGGAGGCCCGCAAGAACAGCGGCCTGGACGTGGCGGACCGGATCGCCCTGCGCTGGACGTCCACCGACCCGGCGGTCATCGCGGCGCTGAGCGAGCACAGCGGCCTGATCGCGGACGAGGTCCTGGCGTCCGACTTCGCCCAGGGCGAGGCGGACTCCGGCTACGGCGAGCCGTTCACCGACGAGGGCCTGTCCCTCACCTTCCGCCTCCGCAAGGCGTAACCCGGCGGCACACCGAGGGCCCGGCACCCCCCACCACGGGGGTGCCGGGCCCTCGGCGCGTACACACCCCACCGGCGCAGCGCACAGGGCGGGGCCCCGGATCCTGGGATCCGGGGCCCCGCCCTGTTGAACGCTGCCGACGCCTACGGCGCACCAGAGGCTGTCAGTTGTCGTCCTCGTCGATCAGGAACCCGCGCATCGGCGAGGGCGCCTGGCCCATCGGGGACGGCCCCTGCGGGCGGACCGGAGCCATCGGCTGGGTCATCGCCGGGGACATCTGCTGCTGACCGCCGTAGGACGGCGCGGCGGGGCTTGGCCCGCCACCCATGCTCGGGTTGCCGCCGTAGGACGGGGCGCTCGCGCCGGCCGGAGCCATCGAGGGCGCGGGGGACGGCGGCAGGGACGCGGCGGCCGGGGTGCGCGGCGGGGCCAGCGAGTCGTCGGCCTGGGTCTCCAGCTGACGCAGCTGCGACTCCAGGTACGACTTCAGGCGGGTCCGGTACTCGCGCTCGAAGCCGCGCAGGTCCTCGACCTTGCGCTCCAGCGTGGCGCGCGCGGACTCCAGGGAGCCCATGGCGACACGGTGCTTCTCCTGCGCGTCCCGCTCCAGGGCGTCGGCCTTGGCCCGTGCGTCACGCTCGAGGCCCTCGGCGCGGCTGCGGGCCTCGCCGACGATCTTGTTGGCCTCGGAGCGGGCCTCCGCGATCGCCTGGTCGGCGGTCTGCTGGGCGAGCGAGAGAACGCGTGCGGCGCTGTCGCCACCGGGGCCACCCTGCTGCGGGCCGCCCATCGGACCGCCCATGGGGCCACCCATCGGGCCGCCCATCTGCTGCTGCATGGGCGGCTGGCCGCCCATCTGGCCCTGGCCCATCTGACCCTGACCCATCGGCCCCTGGCCCAACTGGCCCTGACCCATGGGACCTTGGCCCATCTGGCCCTGGCCCATCTGACCCTGACCCATCGGGCCCTGGCCCAACTGGCCCTGACTCATGGGGCCCTGGCCCATCTGCCCGGGACCCTGGGGTCCACCCTGGCCACTGGGGCCTGCGGGCAGTTGCGGCGCACCGCTCGGCAGCTGGGGCGGGCCACCCATGGGGCCACCCATCTGCTGCTGCGGCGGGCCAGATATGCCGGCGGGCACCGGGGCGCCGGGACCAGGTCCGCGCATGCCCTGCTGCTGAGGCGACATCCCGCCCTGCTGAGGCATTCCGCCCTGCTGGGGCATCCCGCCCTGCTGCGGCATTCCGCCCTGCTGAGGCATCCCGCCCTGCTGCTGGTCCTGGGACTCCGGAGGCTTGCGCATGTTCTGCTGGTTCTGGGCAGCGGCACGCGTCGCCGCGGCCAGTTTGGCGCGCAGGTCCTCGTTCTCGCGGAGCAGCCGGGTCAGTTCGGCTTCGACCTCATCGAGGAAGGCATCGACCTCGTCCTCGTCATAGCCTTCTCGGAGGCGGACGGTCGTGAACTGCTTGTTCCGCACGTCCTCGGGGGTCAACGGCATCTCTTCACCTCAACGTAGTCGTCGGCATTCGGCAAGACGGTAGGTCACATCGCTCACAGCCTGATCACGATCGAGATCAGGACGTAGACGATGATCATCAGTACGAAGAAGGACAGGTCGAGCGCCACGCCCCCGAGACGCAGCGGCGGGATTACCCGCCGCAGAAGCTTGAGCGGTGGATCAGTGACAGTGTAAGTGGCCTCAAGAACGACCACCATCGCCTTGCCGGGCTGCCATGAGCGGGCGAACTGGAAGACATAGTCCATGACCAACCGGAAGATGAGCACGATGAGGAAGCACATCAGCGCGATGTAGACGACATCCAGAACCACGCTCATGACTCGCGCTTCCCTCTCCCCTGCTACCCGTACTCGTTACTAGCTGTGTACCGCTTGCTGCTACTTCCGGTGGTGCGTCTCAGCTCTGGTTGAAGAACCCGCCCTCTGCGATGCGGGCCTTGTCCTCCGCCGTGACATCGACGTTAGCAGGCGACAACAGGAACACCTTCTGCGTCACCCGCTCGATGCTGCCGTGCAGACCGAACACAAGACCGGCGGCAAAGTCGACAAGTCGCTTCGCGTCGGTGTCGTCCATCTCGGTCAGATTCATGATCACCGGGGTGCCCTCACGGAAGTGTTCCCCGATGGTACGGGCCTCGTTGTAGGTCCGCGGGTGAAGTGTGGTGATCCGGTACGGCTCTCGTTCCGACACGACCTTGGGCATGATCACCGGTGCGTTCTTCTCCAGGCTGGCGCGTTCTTGTGTGATGGACGCCACGGGCGCGATCCGCGCCGGACGGCCGGATTCCGCGGCAAGCGAAGCGGACCTCGCGACGGGCTCACGCGCCGCCTGTGGCTGGACGGTTCGCACCTCTTCGTCCCTTTGGGACTGATGTACGGCATGTGACTGATGGGACGGCTCGTGCCGTCGGTGGTCCCGCTCCAGCTCAGGGTCGAGCTCGGGTTCGAAGTCGTCATCGGGGTCGAAACCCCGGCCGTCGTACCCATCGTCCTCCACGAGGCCGAGGTAGACCGCCATCTTGCGCATCGCGCCGGCCATGCTCTGAGTCCTCCGCTCTGTGGTGGATCGACCGACTACTGCCAAGTGCCCGTGATCCACGAGGTCATTACCCCCGCTTTTCGGCGAGAATGACCATATTTTCTGCTGTGGTCCGACTTCCTGGCGACGTTACCCGAGCCCGGCACGGACTCCGAGTACCGCGCTCCCGACGCGCACATGTGTCGCCCCGGCAGCCACGGCCTCCTCGAGGTCCGCACTCATCCCTGCGGAGACCATGGTGGCAGCCGGATGGGCTCTGCGCAGGTCAGTCGACAAATCCATCAACCGCCCGAACGCGGCCTGTTGACGCCCCGCGAACTCCCCGGAGAGCGGGGCGACGGTCATCAGCCCGTCGAGCCGCAGTCCCGGCGCCCCGGCGACGGCGTCGGCCAACTCCCCGATCCCGCCCGGCGCGACGCCCCCGCGCTCGCCCCGGCCGTCGGCGCCCGCGTCGAGTGCGACCTGGATCAGACAGCCCAGTTCACGCCCCGCCCTGACCGCTTCCCTGGAGAGCGCCGTGACCAGCCTGGCCCGGTCGACGGACTGCACGACATCCGCGTAACCGACCACCGAGCGCACCTTGTTGGTCTGCAACTGGCCGACGAAGTGCCAGCTGAGCGGAAGGTCCGCGCAGTCGGCCGCCTTGGGCGCGGCGTCCTGGTCGCGGTTCTCCGCGACCTCCCGCACGCCGAGTTCGGCGAGCAGCCGCACATCGCTCGCCGGGTAGGTCTTGGTGACGACGATGAGGGTCACCTCCGCCGGTTCGCGCCCGGCGGCCACACACGCGGCGGCGATGCGCCCCCGCACCTTCGCCAGGTTTCCGGCGAGTTCGTCCTTACGGTCCGTCATGCCCCATCAGTCCAGCCAGACATAGCCCGCGAGCCGACCGGTGGTGCGGTCGCGGCGGTACGAGAAGTGGTCGCCCGATTCGCGGGTGCACACCGACGACCGTTCCCGGTCGCGCACCCCGAGCCGTTCGAGCTGGGCGTGCACCCCCGCGGTCACGTCGACCGCGGGTGTGCCCCAGCTCGTCTCGGCGTGCGCCGCGGGTTCGGCGGCCGCCACCTCGGCGCGCATCTCCTCGGGCACTTCGTAGCACCGGCCGCAGACGGCGGGTCCGGTGCGGGCGACGATCCGGGCGGGATCGGCGCCGAGTTCGGTCATGGCCAGGACGGCGGCCGGGACGATCCCGGCGACCATGCCGGGCCGGCCCGCGTGGGCCGCGCCGACGACACCGGCGACCGGATCGGCCAGCAGGACCGGCGTGCAGTCGGCGGTGAGGACCGCGAGGGCGAGCCCCCGCCGGGTGCTGACCAGGGCGTCGACCGCGGGCGGCGGCCGCTCGCCCCAGGGTCCTTCGACGACGGCGACGTCGGCGCCGTGCACCTGGTTCATCCAGACCACCCGCCCCGCGTCGAGGCCGAGGGAGGCCGCCGCGCTCTCGCGGTTGGCCCGCACGGCCTCGGGGTCGTCACCGACCGCTCCGCCGAGGTTGAGCTCCTCGTACGGAACGGCGCTCACCCCGCCCCACCTGTCGGTGAAGGCGAAGTGCGCGCCGTTCGCGGTGCTCGTCGCGGAGCGTTGTCCTATCACTTGAGGAAGTCCGGCACGTCCAGCTCCTCGGCCGCGCTGTCCGAGTAGCTGCGCGACGGCGGGACCGGCGGGGAGACCGGGAGTTCGGAGATCGGCTCGGGGGCCGGCGCCGGCTCCTCCTTCGGCGTGACGCTGCCGAGCGAGCCGAAGGACGGCCGGCTCTCGGAGTGCGACGGCCGCACCGGGGCGGGCTCGTCGCGGCGGCCCGACGAGGAGCCGGAGGCCGAGCCGAGGACGGTGTCCCGGCGGGCCGGCGGCTGGCCGCCGTCGAATCCGGCCGCGATGACGGTGACCCGGACCTCGTCGCCGAGCGCGTCGTCGATGACCGCGCCGAAGATGATGTTGGCCTCCGGGTGGGCGGCCTCGCTGACCAGTTGGGCGGCCTCGTTGATCTCGAACAGGCCGAGGTCGGAGCCGCCGGAGATGGAGAGCAGGACGCCCCGGGCGCCGTCGATGGACGCCTCCAGGAGCGGCGAGGAGATCGCCATCTCGGCGGCGGCCACCGCGCGGTCGTCGCCGCGGGCCGAGCCGATCCCCATGAGGGCCGAACCGGCCTCGGACATCACGGACTTGACGTCGGCGAAGTCGAGGTTGATCAGACCGGGGGTGGTGATGAGGTCGGTGATGCCCTGGACACCGGAGAGCAGGACCTGGTCCGCCGACTTGAAGGCGTCGAGGACCGAGACCTGGCGGTCCGAGATGGACAGCAGCCGGTCGTTCGGGATGACGATGAGGGTGTCGACCTCTTCGCGGAGTTCGGCGATGCCGTCCTCCGCCTGGTTGGCCCTGCGCCGTCCCTCGAAGGTGAACGGACGGGTGACCACGCCGATGGTCAGGGCGCCGAGGGAGCGGGCGATGTTGGCCACGACGGGGGCGCCGCCGGTGCCGGTGCCGCCGCCTTCGCCGGCCGTCACGAAGACCATGTCGGCCCCCTTGAGGACCTCCTCGATCTCCTCGCGGTGGTCCTCGGCCGCCTTCCGGCCGACGGCCGGGTTGGCGCCTGCGCCGAGTCCGCGCGTCAGTTCGCGACCGACGTCGAGCTTGACGTCGGCGTCGCTCATCAACAGAGCTTGCGCGTCCGTGTTGATGGCGATGAACTCGACGCCCTTGAGACCGACCTCGATCATCCGGTTGATGGCATTGACACCACCGCCGCCGACACCGATGACTTTGATGACTGCGAGGTAGTTCTGCGGTGCTGCCACGTCGAAGGCCTCTCGCCTCGAGTTACGTGTCGTCGCCCCGCGGGGGATGCGATCCGACGACTGATGCCGAATGGGACGGTCCGTTTCGCCGACCCGAACCCTAACGTTGAAGTTTAGGGTTACCAGTGTGACTGTTCGCTGGACTCTTCCGAACAGGACACTAAGTCGACAAGTGGCGCGCGTTCAACGAACACGCCGAACCTCCCGTTTTTCTTTTCACCCTATGTGATCAGCCATAGCGATGCCCAATCAGGGTGCTGGCCTGGGCGAATGTCCGTCAACTCGCCGCGGACGCCGGGGCGGTGGGAACGCTCACGTCGAAGTGCCCGGCGTCCGGTGCGGCTTTCATCAGAGCGGAGAGCGTACGCCCCTTCGCCGCACTGCTCTCGCCACTTCCCCACGCGACGGTCCTGCCGCCCCGCAACTCCAGCGAGATGTCGTCGTAGGAAACCACCTTGACGGTGCTGGTGACCCGGCGGACAGCGGCCGGTACCGCGCCCGCCACCCGTACCGCCTCGCGCACCAGGCGGTCTTCGCCGAACCGGCGCAGTCCGGCCGCGGAGGAAGCCGTTCGCGAGAGCGTCAATTCCAGTGCGGGAACGCCTTTGGGCGCCTTCGCGACCGTGGCGAAACGCACACCCTCACGGTCCACTTCGATGAATTTTCCGCCCTTTTGAACCGTCAGAACCGGCACACGTTCGGTCACTTCGAGGCTGATTCCATGCGGCCAGGAACGCACCACCTCGACCTTGTCGATCCGGGTGAGCCCGCGGACGAGACGTGACGTGATGTCATCGGTGTCGACGGAGACCAGGGGCGCCCCGACCGGGACATCGGCCGCCTCCCGGACCTGCCGGGGCGTCAGGACCGTGGTCCCGGAGACCGATACGTGTTCGACGCGCAGCCACTGCGACCCGTACAACACCCAGACGGCGCCCGCTGCGAGGAGCGTCGCACCGAGGGCAAGAATGATGATCGTACGAAGTCGCCGTGGCCCGAGCCTTCGGACGAGGGGCGGGCCGGACGACTCCTGCTGGCGTTCACCGCGTTCGGCGGTGGTCGGTCCGGCCACGCTCCCTGCCCTTCACCTAGACGGGAATCCGCTTCCCCGCACCGTTCCTAGCGCTGTGCACGGTGGGCGTTGATCGCCTCGTACACCATGCCGACGAGCAGGTCGTCGGCGTCCCGGCGACCGAACTCGGCGGCGGCGCGGGACATCTCGTACAGCCGGTGCGGATCGGCGAGTACGGGCAGGACGTTGCCGCGCACCCAGTCGGGCGTCAGCTCCGCGTCGTCGACCAGCAGTCCGCCGCCCGCCTTCACCAGCGGCTGGGCGTTGAGCCGCTGTTCGCCGTTGCCGATGGGCAGCGGGACGTAGGCGGCCGGGAGCCCGACGGCGGAGAGTTCGGCGACGGTCATCGCGCCCGCGCGGCAGAGCATCATGTCGGCCGCGGCGTACGCGAGGTCCATCCGGTCCACGTAACTTACCGGGATGTAGGGGGGCATTCCCGGCATCTGCTGCACGTGTGGCAGTTCGTTCTTCGGGCCGACCGCGTGCAGGATCTGGATTCCGGCCTGCTGGAGCCAGGGAGCGACCTGCTGGACCACCTCGTTGAGCCGCCGTGCGCCCTGCGAGCCGCCGGAGACCAGCAGGGTGGGCAGGTTGGGGTCGAGGCCGAACAGCGCGCGCGCCTCGGGGCGGGCCGCGGCCCGGTCCAGGGTGGCGATGGAGCGGCGCAGCGGGATGCCGATGTACCGGGCGCCCCGCAGCTTGTTGTCGGGCGTCGAGACGGCGACCTGGGCCGCGTAGCGCGAGCCGATCTTGTTGGCCAGGCCGGGGCGGGCGTTGGCCTCGTGGATCACGATCGGCACCCCGAGCCGCTTGGCGGCCAGGTAGCCGGGCAGCGCCACATAGCCGCCGAAGCCGACCACGGCGTCGGCCTTGACGCGCTCCAGGATCTGCTCGGTGGCCTTGATCGTGCCGCGCAGCCGGCCCGGGACGGTGATCAGTTCGGGGGTGGGCTTACGGGGCAGCGGCACGGCCGGGATCAGCGCGAGGTCGTACCCGCGCTGCGGGACGAGCTGCGTCTCCAGGCCCCGTTCCGTGCCCAAGGCCGTGATCCCCACGGTCGGGTCCTGCCTGCGCAGGGCGTCCGCGAGGGCGAGCGCGGGCTCGATGTGGCCGGCGGTCCCCCCACCGGCGAGTACGACATGCACCGAAATTCACCGCTCTCCGGACGAACGCGCCGCCGAGGCACGCCGTCGCATCGTGTTCCATCTCCGAGGCCCCCGAACCTGCCCGGCGCCTCCCGCCCGCTTTCTACCAAAGCGGGGTTGCCGCAAGGAAAGCGCCGCTCGCGCAGCGGGCTCGTCACGCGCGAAGGCGATCATCAGTCCGATGGCGAACATGGTCGGCAGCAGGGCGGACCCTCCGTAGGAGAACAGCGGGAGCGGGACACCGGCGATCGGCAACAGGCCGAGCACCGCACCGATGTTGATCACGGCCTGCGCCGTGATCCACGTCGTCACGCCTCCCGCGGCATACCTCACGAACGGGTCCTCCGTACGTCCGGCCACGCGGATACCCGCATAGCCTAGAGCCGCGAAGAGGGCGAGCACCGACAGCGTCCCCGCGAGACCCAGTTCCTCGCCGGTGACGGCGAAGATGAAGTCCGTGTGCGCCTCCGGGAGTTGGCCCCATTTTTCCACACTCGCGCCGAGCCCCGAGCCGAAGATGCCGCCGGAGGCCAGGGCGTAGATGCCGTGCACGGCCTGCCAGCAGTCGACCGGGCCCGACTGCGGTTCGGTGGCGCCGATGCAGGAGAGCCTGGCCATCCGGTTGGGGCTGGTCTTGATGAGGATCACACCGAGCAGGGCGGCGACCGACAGCACTCCGGCGAAGAGCCGGGTCGGCGCGCCGGCCAGCCAGAGCAGTCCGAACAGGATCGCCGTGAGGATGATCGCGGTGCCCATGTCGCCGCCGAGCATGATCAGTCCGAGCAGCAGGAAGGCGACCGGGACCAGCGGCACCAGCATGTGCTTCCACTGGTTCAGCAGGTTCTTCTCCTGCTTGCGGGCGAGCAGGTCGGCGGCCCACAGGACGAGCGCCAGCTTGCCGAACTCGCTGGGCTGGATCTGGAAGGAGCCGCCGAGGGAGATCCAGTTCTGGTTGCCGTTGACCGACATCCCTATCCCGGGCACCTGCACCAGCGCCATCATGAAGACGGACCCCGCCAGGATCGGGTAGGCGAGGCCGCGGTGCAGCTTCACCGGCATCCGGGAGGCGGCGAACATGAGCACGCCGCCGATGACCGCGGCGAGGAGCTGCTTGCGGAAGAAGTAGGAGCCGGGCAGGGACATCTGCAACGCCGTGATCTGGGAGGCCGAGTAGACCATCACCAGGCCGAGGACGGTGATCAGCAGGCTGCCGCCGAGGATCAGGTAATAGGCCGTCAGCGGCCGGTCCCAGGCCCGTCTGGCGTTGAGGTACGTCCGGCGCACGGGGTTCTCGCGCGGCGGCCTGCGGGCGGCGGCGGGGCGGCGCGCGGCCCGCTGCACGGGCGGCCGTCCGGTACGGCTACCGGGCATCGGGTCCTCCGCTGTACGTCGGCCTCGACGATCCCACGCGTCCCTCCCAAGGTCGCCCGGCAGGCGGCCGGGTCAGGCGCCGAGTTCGCGGACCGCCTCCGCGAACGCGTCACCGCGCTTGTTGTAGTTGGCGAACATGTCCATCGAGGCGCAGGCCGGGGCCAGCAGCACCGTGTCGCCCGGCTCCGCGAGCCGGCGCGCCTCGCGGACGGCCGCGAGCATCGCCCCAGTGTCGGTCCGGTCGAGGTCGACGACGGGTACTTCCGGGGCGTGTCGCGCCAGGGCTTCGCGGATCAGGGCCCGGTCCGCGCCGATCAGCACGACCCCCCGCAGCCGCTTCGCGGAGGCGGCGACCAGGTCGTCGAAGGTCGCCCCCTTGGCGAGGCCGCCCGCGATCCACACGATGGACTCGTAGGCCGCCAACGAGGCTTGTGCGGCGTGGGTGTTGGTGGCCTTGGAGTCGTCGACCCAGGCCACTGAGTCCAGGTCGGCGACGTGCGCGATCCGGTGGGCGTCCGGGCGGAAGTTCCTGAGTCCGTCGCGAACGGCCCTGGCGGGCACGCCGAACGCGCGCGCGAGGGCCGCGGCGGCCAGCGCGTTGGCGATGTTGTGCGGCGCGGGCGGCCGCACGTCGGAGATCTCGGCCAGCTCCTGCGCGTTCTTCTGCCGGTTCTCGACGAAGGCGCGGTCGACCAGGATGCCGTCCACGACGCCCAGTTGGGACGGAGCCGGTGGGCCGAGGGTGAATCCGACGGCCCGGCAGCCCTCCTCGACGTCGGCCGCGCGCACCAGGTCCTCGGTGGCCGGGTCGGCGACGTTGTAGACGCAGGCGACCCGATTCCCCTCGTAGACACGGCCCTTGTCGGCGGCGTACGCCTCCATCGAGCCGTGCCAGTCGAGGTGGTCGGCGGCGAGGTTGAGGACGACGGCCGAGTGCGGGCGCGGCGAGGGCGCCCAGTGCAGCTGGTAGCTGGAGAGTTCGACGGCGAGGACGTCGTAGGTCTCGTCGCCGAGGACCGCGTCGAGCAGGGAGACGCCGATGTTGCCGACGGCCGCCGTGCGCAGTCCCGCCGCCGTGAGGATGGCGGCGAGCATCTGGACGGTGGTGGTCTTGCCGTTGGTGCCGGTGACGGCGAGCCAGGGGGCGGCGTCGGGGCCGCGCAGCCGCCAGGCCAGTTCGACGTCGCCCCAGATCTCCACGCCGGCCGCGCGGGCCGCCGTGAAGAGGGGCTTGTCGGGCTGCCAGCCGGGTGCGGTGACGACGAGGTCGGTGCCCTCGGGAAGGGTGGCGCCGTCGCCGAGCCTGACGGTGACGCCGAGCGCCTCCAGGTCGGCGGCCTGGGCCCGCGCGCGGGCGTCGTCGCCGTCGTTGACGACGGTGACGCGCGCGCCGCGCGCGTGCAGCGCCCTGGCCGCCGGGACGCCCGAGACGCCGAGTCCGGCGACGGTGACGTGCCTGCCCTGGAATTCCTGGGACACCGAGGAGGTCACTTGTCCGCTGCCCATCCCGCGTAGAAGAGGCCGAGGCCGACGATCATGCAGATGCCCTGGATGATCCAGAACCGGACCACGACGAGCACTTCCGACCAGCCCTTGAGCTCGAAGTGGTGCTGGAGCGGTGCCATCCGGAAGACGCGCTTGCCGGTGAGCCGGAAGGAGCCGACCTGGATGACGACCGACATGGTGATGAGGACGAAGAGACCGCCGATGATGGCGACCAGCAGCTCGGTGCGGGAGAGGATCGCGAGGCCCGCGACCACACCGCCGAGCGCCAGCGAACCGGTGTCGCCCATGAAGATCTTGGCCGGCGAGGTGTTCCACCACAGGAAGCCGAGACAGGCGCCCATCAGCGCGGCGGAGACCACCGCGAGGTCGAGCGGATCGCGCACCTCGTAGCAGGCGTTGGGGTTGGTGAGGGTCTGCGCGTTGGCGCAGGACTCCTGGTAC
The sequence above is a segment of the Streptomyces griseoviridis genome. Coding sequences within it:
- the ileS gene encoding isoleucine--tRNA ligase, yielding MTSPTYRQVPAQVDLPALEHAVLDFWREQKIFAKSLEQSQGRPEWVFYEGPPTANGMPGAHHIEARVFKDVFPRFRTMRGHHVARKAGWDCHGLPVELAVEKELGFSGKKDIEAYGIAEFNDKCRASVLRHTDAFAELTTRMGYWVDLDEAYVTMEPEYIESVWWSLKEIFKKDLLVQDHRVAPWCPRCGTGLSDHELAQGYETVVDPSVYVRFPLTSGPLAGEAALLVWTTTPWTLVSNTAVAAHPDVSYVVVTDGEEKLVVAEPLVGKALGEGWEPTGASFTGAEMERWTYQRPFELVEFPAPAHYVVNAEYVTTEDGTGLVHQSPAFGEDDLKVCRAYGLPVVNPVRPDGTFEDELPLVGGVFFKKADEKLTEDLAERGLLFRHLPYEHSYPHCWRCHTALLYYAQPSWYIRTTAVKDRLLAENEKTNWFPDTVKHGRYGDWLNNNIDWALSRNRYWGTPLPIWTCEDGHLTCVGSRAELTELTGTDQSALDPHRPFIDAVTFACPQCAKTATRVPEVIDAWYDSGSMPFAQWGYPYKNKELFESRYPAQFISEAIDQTRGWFYTLMAIGTLVFDKSSYENVVCLGHILAEDGRKMSKHLGNILQPIPLMDQHGADAVRWFMAAGGSPWAARRVGHGTIQEVVRKTLLTYWNTVAFQALYARTSGWAPSEADPAPADRPLLDRWLLSELHALTDQVTESLEGYDTQRAGKLLSAFVDDLSNWYVRRSRRRFWQGDKAALRTLHDVVETVTRLMAPLTPFITERVWQDLVVPVTPGAPESVHLSSWPEADLSSIDPELSKQMVLVRRLVELGRATRAESGVKTRQPLSRALIAATGFDALHGDLHAQITEELNVSSLASLSEVGGSLVDTTAKANFRALGKRFGKRVQDVAKAIAHTDAAALSLALREGTASVEVDGETVTLAPDEVIITETPREGWSVASDSGATVALDLEITEELRQAGLARDAIRLIQEARKNSGLDVADRIALRWTSTDPAVIAALSEHSGLIADEVLASDFAQGEADSGYGEPFTDEGLSLTFRLRKA
- the pgeF gene encoding peptidoglycan editing factor PgeF; protein product: MIGQRSATSTANGAHFAFTDRWGGVSAVPYEELNLGGAVGDDPEAVRANRESAAASLGLDAGRVVWMNQVHGADVAVVEGPWGERPPPAVDALVSTRRGLALAVLTADCTPVLLADPVAGVVGAAHAGRPGMVAGIVPAAVLAMTELGADPARIVARTGPAVCGRCYEVPEEMRAEVAAAEPAAHAETSWGTPAVDVTAGVHAQLERLGVRDRERSSVCTRESGDHFSYRRDRTTGRLAGYVWLD
- a CDS encoding DivIVA domain-containing protein, translated to MPLTPEDVRNKQFTTVRLREGYDEDEVDAFLDEVEAELTRLLRENEDLRAKLAAATRAAAQNQQNMRKPPESQDQQQGGMPQQGGMPQQGGMPQQGGMPQQGGMSPQQQGMRGPGPGAPVPAGISGPPQQQMGGPMGGPPQLPSGAPQLPAGPSGQGGPQGPGQMGQGPMSQGQLGQGPMGQGQMGQGQMGQGPMGQGQLGQGPMGQGQMGQGQMGGQPPMQQQMGGPMGGPMGGPMGGPQQGGPGGDSAARVLSLAQQTADQAIAEARSEANKIVGEARSRAEGLERDARAKADALERDAQEKHRVAMGSLESARATLERKVEDLRGFEREYRTRLKSYLESQLRQLETQADDSLAPPRTPAAASLPPSPAPSMAPAGASAPSYGGNPSMGGGPSPAAPSYGGQQQMSPAMTQPMAPVRPQGPSPMGQAPSPMRGFLIDEDDN
- a CDS encoding YggT family protein, which codes for MSVVLDVVYIALMCFLIVLIFRLVMDYVFQFARSWQPGKAMVVVLEATYTVTDPPLKLLRRVIPPLRLGGVALDLSFFVLMIIVYVLISIVIRL
- a CDS encoding YggS family pyridoxal phosphate-dependent enzyme — translated: MTDRKDELAGNLAKVRGRIAAACVAAGREPAEVTLIVVTKTYPASDVRLLAELGVREVAENRDQDAAPKAADCADLPLSWHFVGQLQTNKVRSVVGYADVVQSVDRARLVTALSREAVRAGRELGCLIQVALDAGADGRGERGGVAPGGIGELADAVAGAPGLRLDGLMTVAPLSGEFAGRQQAAFGRLMDLSTDLRRAHPAATMVSAGMSADLEEAVAAGATHVRVGSAVLGVRAGLG
- a CDS encoding cell division protein SepF; translated protein: MAGAMRKMAVYLGLVEDDGYDGRGFDPDDDFEPELDPELERDHRRHEPSHQSHAVHQSQRDEEVRTVQPQAAREPVARSASLAAESGRPARIAPVASITQERASLEKNAPVIMPKVVSEREPYRITTLHPRTYNEARTIGEHFREGTPVIMNLTEMDDTDAKRLVDFAAGLVFGLHGSIERVTQKVFLLSPANVDVTAEDKARIAEGGFFNQS